A stretch of the Corvus moneduloides isolate bCorMon1 chromosome 8, bCorMon1.pri, whole genome shotgun sequence genome encodes the following:
- the SYT15 gene encoding synaptotagmin-15 isoform X1, with protein sequence MSVPRRPGSGGPGLAESFPNGSLCFSPDRRQRCLSLNSCSQPRATRGAAGAGRGGAAALGHGGGEHSPRAPGAAAPMPEQAVAVAGGVIGGILLFVLLGITAYLLWKKFCRLFSYKKLINPVKTTNADAIFQGQANSEIQPKSTRSRSVPFIIPPTLHGRDWIHLKNEEQVQEDSDPYMTPQPGARSSFHSLAGAYVVGTINPDLYKFPEDKSETDFPDGNIGRLWFSIEYEQESERLLVSLIKVRKLQPPADSCSPFVKIYLLPDERSYLQSKTKRKTLNPRFDENFVFQVSSKMLLQRTLKFLVYHVDKQKKHHLLGQVIFPLKNEALTEDNKLVIWRDLEKENLEPPSEYGDIQFSLSYNDYLGRLTVVVLRARGLKLQEESPAVGVYVKVSLMNHNKFIKSKKTAVLLGTPNPVYNETFSFKADQTELDTASLSLSVLQSNKGEKTLLLGRVVVGPFMYTRGKELEHWNEMISKPKELVKRWHALCHST encoded by the exons ATGTCTGTCCCTCGCCGGCCGGGCTCGGGGGGCCCGGGGCTCGCGGAATCTTTCCCGAACGGGtccctttgcttttctcccGACAGGCGCCAGAGATGCCTCTCTCTGAACTCCTGCTCGCAGCCTCGTGCGAcccgcggggcggcgggggcgggccggGGAGGGGCTGCCGCGCTCGGACACGGCGGCGGCGAGCACTCGCCCCGGGCCCCAGGAGCAGCGGCACCCATGCCCG AACAAGCAGTTGCTGTGGCTGGAGGTGTAATAGGAGGGATCCTTTTATTTGTTCTCCTTGGAATAACTGCATATCTGCTCTGGAAAAAATTTTGCCGCCTCTTTTCTTACAAAAAGCTCATCAATCCTGTCAAAACAACAAATGCAGATGCCATTTTTCAGGGTCAGGCAAATTCTGAAATTCAACCAAAAAGCACAAG ATCCAGAAGTGTTCCATTTATCATTCCACCAACACTGCATGGGCGAGATTGGATTCACctgaaaaatgaagaacagGTTCAGGAAGACAGTGACCCCTACATGACCCCTCAGCCTGGGGCACGGTCATCATTTCATTCTTTGG CTGGAGCTTATGTTGTAGGGACCATTAACCCAGACCTGTACAAATTTCCTGAAGACAAAAGTGAAACAGATTTTCCTGATGGCAACATTGGCCGCCTCTGGTTCTCCATAGAATACGAGCAAGAGTCAGAAAGGCTCCTCGTCTCCTTGATCAAAGTCAGgaagctgcagcctcctgctgaTTCCTGTAGTCCATTTGTGAAAATCTACCTGCTACCTGATGAAAGAAGCTACCTGCAGTCCAAAACAAAACGTAAAACTCTTAACCCGCGGTTTGatgaaaactttgttttccag GTTTCCAGTAAAATGTTGCTACAAAGGACACTTAAGTTTTTGGTTTATCATGTTGATAAACAGAAGAAGCATCATCTCCTAGGCCAAGTTATATTCCCActaaaaaatgaagcattaaCTGAGGACAACAAACTAGTCATATGGAGAGatctggagaaagaaaacttgGAG CCTCCTTCAGAGTATGGTGATATCCAGTTCTCCCTGAGCTACAATGACTACCTGGGCCGTCTCACTGTGGTGGTTCTGAGGGCAAGGGGATTAAAGCTCCAGGAGGAAAGCCCTGCTGTTG gTGTGTATGTCAAAGTCTCACTAATGAACCATAATAAATTcatcaaaagcaaaaagacagCAGTTCTTCTGGGAACTCCCAATCCTGTGTACAATGAAACCTTCAGTTTCAAGGCAGATCAGACAGAGCTGGATACAGCAAGCCTGAGTCTATCTGTGCTCCAGAGTAACAAAGGAGAAA aaacACTTCTGCTGGGACGAGTAGTAGTTGGGCCTTTCATGTACACCCGTGGcaaagaactggaacactggaatgagatgatcaGCAAGCCCAAGGAGCTGGTTAAACGATGGCATGCTCTCTGCCACAGCACGTGA
- the SYT15 gene encoding synaptotagmin-15 isoform X2, with amino-acid sequence MSVPRRPGSGGPGLAESFPNGSLCFSPDRRQRCLSLNSCSQPRATRGAAGAGRGGAAALGHGGGEHSPRAPGAAAPMPEQAVAVAGGVIGGILLFVLLGITAYLLWKKFCRLFSYKKLINPVKTTNADAIFQGQANSEIQPKSTRSRSVPFIIPPTLHGRDWIHLKNEEQVQEDSDPYMTPQPGARSSFHSLAGAYVVGTINPDLYKFPEDKSETDFPDGNIGRLWFSIEYEQESERLLVSLIKVRKLQPPADSCSPFVKIYLLPDERSYLQSKTKRKTLNPRFDENFVFQVSSKMLLQRTLKFLVYHVDKQKKHHLLGQVIFPLKNEALTEDNKLVIWRDLEKENLEPPSEYGDIQFSLSYNDYLGRLTVVVLRARGLKLQEESPAVGVYVKVSLMNHNKFIKSKKTAVLLGTPNPVYNETFSFKADQTELDTASLSLSVLQSNKGESKNTSAGTSSSWAFHVHPWQRTGTLE; translated from the exons ATGTCTGTCCCTCGCCGGCCGGGCTCGGGGGGCCCGGGGCTCGCGGAATCTTTCCCGAACGGGtccctttgcttttctcccGACAGGCGCCAGAGATGCCTCTCTCTGAACTCCTGCTCGCAGCCTCGTGCGAcccgcggggcggcgggggcgggccggGGAGGGGCTGCCGCGCTCGGACACGGCGGCGGCGAGCACTCGCCCCGGGCCCCAGGAGCAGCGGCACCCATGCCCG AACAAGCAGTTGCTGTGGCTGGAGGTGTAATAGGAGGGATCCTTTTATTTGTTCTCCTTGGAATAACTGCATATCTGCTCTGGAAAAAATTTTGCCGCCTCTTTTCTTACAAAAAGCTCATCAATCCTGTCAAAACAACAAATGCAGATGCCATTTTTCAGGGTCAGGCAAATTCTGAAATTCAACCAAAAAGCACAAG ATCCAGAAGTGTTCCATTTATCATTCCACCAACACTGCATGGGCGAGATTGGATTCACctgaaaaatgaagaacagGTTCAGGAAGACAGTGACCCCTACATGACCCCTCAGCCTGGGGCACGGTCATCATTTCATTCTTTGG CTGGAGCTTATGTTGTAGGGACCATTAACCCAGACCTGTACAAATTTCCTGAAGACAAAAGTGAAACAGATTTTCCTGATGGCAACATTGGCCGCCTCTGGTTCTCCATAGAATACGAGCAAGAGTCAGAAAGGCTCCTCGTCTCCTTGATCAAAGTCAGgaagctgcagcctcctgctgaTTCCTGTAGTCCATTTGTGAAAATCTACCTGCTACCTGATGAAAGAAGCTACCTGCAGTCCAAAACAAAACGTAAAACTCTTAACCCGCGGTTTGatgaaaactttgttttccag GTTTCCAGTAAAATGTTGCTACAAAGGACACTTAAGTTTTTGGTTTATCATGTTGATAAACAGAAGAAGCATCATCTCCTAGGCCAAGTTATATTCCCActaaaaaatgaagcattaaCTGAGGACAACAAACTAGTCATATGGAGAGatctggagaaagaaaacttgGAG CCTCCTTCAGAGTATGGTGATATCCAGTTCTCCCTGAGCTACAATGACTACCTGGGCCGTCTCACTGTGGTGGTTCTGAGGGCAAGGGGATTAAAGCTCCAGGAGGAAAGCCCTGCTGTTG gTGTGTATGTCAAAGTCTCACTAATGAACCATAATAAATTcatcaaaagcaaaaagacagCAGTTCTTCTGGGAACTCCCAATCCTGTGTACAATGAAACCTTCAGTTTCAAGGCAGATCAGACAGAGCTGGATACAGCAAGCCTGAGTCTATCTGTGCTCCAGAGTAACAAAGGAGAAAGTAA aaacACTTCTGCTGGGACGAGTAGTAGTTGGGCCTTTCATGTACACCCGTGGcaaagaactggaacactggaatga
- the SHLD2 gene encoding shieldin complex subunit 2 isoform X4 has product MQERIGKLSETEAGKKAEERQCDRFQCDSGVGTCTTNVTENEYKEEDASSLELFSSEDDGENVWTEATKQEGSAKEHTEKFQELSVPAKQFVNEIHIESLSSGTLCSEGNCSHKNSSKRPRKYEDSFHFFHSAFQRQLKSKRAKLNSSPPGSGVRVDPERMTEFKKLQKKLSLLKNCCSKNQKYSILVTVVHPCHIKEIQVKTKTKSSCKVPVATIVVVDQSEVERKVVLWRAAAFWSLTVFPGDIVLLTDVVMYENLWCGEVMLQSTFTSQLLNLGNCSALNPEEFYPIVDGGVLHGLLAYISSEFPHFRDIPQRQVQRLDDVQYVQLDQLQPNTLVHSILKIINISVLIESVYSYRGGNQRKIILTVEQNRDQHYRMVLWGAGAAWCPQLQRKKDHIWDFKYLLVQHSSVSGDLELHTTPWSSCECLFDDDKRAVEFKEKFQKSQTSLMELTRLSAHLEEKCSGVIQVKAHILELKFTISTGQYKQLIFSADTSLECVLASLPMITYSGCAKCGLELQADENMIYKQCIRCLPYNKVKTFYRPTLMTVEDEGYEIYVHVVSELMEKIFLNIPADWLKRLVVPSSDITYSTIVADLCHSLLADTEASYLLEIRSHFVLDENSYPLQKDFHLLNFHPDL; this is encoded by the exons ATGCAGGAAAGAATTGGAAAACTATCAGAAACAGAAGCAGgcaaaaaagctgaagaaaggcAGTGTGATCGCTTCCAATGTGATTCTGGTGTTGGAACATGTACTACTAATGTGACTGAAAACGAATATAAGGAAGAGGATGCAAGTTCTCTTGAACTTTTCAGTTCTGAGGATGATGGGGAAAATGTTTGGACTGAAGCTACAAAACAAGAAGGAAGTGCTAAGGAACATACAGAAAAGTTTCAAGAGCTCAGTGTTCCTGCTAAGCAATTTGTAAATGAAATCCATATTGAGTCATTGAGCTCTGGAACACTGTGCTCTGAAGGAAACTGTTCTCACAAGAACTCTTCTAAAAGACCCCGCAAGTATGAagattcttttcatttttttcactcAGCATTTCAAAGACAGTTGAAATCCAAGAGAGCTAAACTGAATTCTTCTCCACCTGGTTCTGGGGTGAGAGTGGATCCGGAGAGGatgacagagttcaagaaactCCAAAAGAAACTATCACTACTTAAgaactgctgcagcaaaaaTCAAAAGTACAGTATTTTGGTCACAGTTGTACATCCTTGTCATATCAAAGAAATACAGGTGAAGACTAAAACAAAATCTTCGTGTAAAGTTCCTGTCGCGACAATTGTTGTTGTCGACCAGTCAGAAGTTGAGAGAAAGGTGGTGCTGTGGCGTGCTGCTGCATTTTGGTCCCTCACTGTGTTTCCTGGGGATATTGTACTGCTTACAG ATGTAGTAATGTATGAGAATCTTTGGTGTGGAGAAGTCATGCTTCAGTCTACATTTACCAGTCAGTTACTAAATCTGGGGAACTGCTCAGCTCTCAATCCGGAAGAAT TTTATCCTATAGTGGATGGTGGTGTTCTCCATGGCTTGTTGGCATACATATCATCAGAATTTCCACACTTCAGAGACATTCCACAAAGACAAGTTCAGAGACTGGATGATGTTCAGTATGTGCAGCTAGATCAGCTCCAGCCAAATACTTTGGTGCACTCAATCCTGAAAATTATcaatatttctgtattaataG AATCTGTGTACAGCTACAGAGGTGGcaaccaaagaaaaattattctaacAGTAGAACAGAACAGAGATCAACACTATAGGATGGttctgtggggagcaggggctgcctggtGCCCTCagcttcagaggaaaaaag ATCACATATGGGACTTCAAATACCTTCTTGTCCAACATAGTTCTGTCTCAGGTGACTTGGAACTGCATACAACTCCCTGGTCATCCTGTGAGTGCTTGTTTGATGATGACAAAAGGGCAgttgaatttaaagaaaagtttcagaaaagTCAAACATCCCTCATGGAGTTGACAAGGCTCTCAGCacatttggaggaaaaatgctCAG GAGTGATTCAAGTGAAAGCCCATATCTTAGAACTGAAGTTTACCATTTCCACTGGTCAGTACAAGCAACTCATCTTCTCTGCTGACACTTCACTGGAGTGTGTTTTGGCTTCTCTGCCTATGATCACATATTCAGGTTGTGCCAAATGTGGTCTGGAACTACAGGCAGATGAGAACATGATCTACAAGCAGTGTATTAGATGTTTGCCATACAACAAAGTCAAAACATTCTACag ACCTACTTTGATGACAGTAGAAGATGAAGGATATGAAATTTATGTTCATGTGGTGTCTGAGTTGATGGAAAAAATCTTCCTCAATATTCCTGCAGACTGGCTGAAGAGATTAGTAG TGCCCTCTTCAGATATAACCTACAGCACAATAGTAGCAGATCTGTGTCATTCACTGCTGGCAGATACAGAAGCATCCTATTTGCTGGAAATCAGAAGCCACTTCGTGCTAGATGAGAACAGCTATCCTTTGCAAAAGGATTTCCATCTGCTAAATTTTCATCCTGATCTGTGA